CAACGGGCGCTCGATGTTCTACGACCGCGAACGCCACCGGCTCTACCTGACCTTCGGCCAACTCGGCGCCAGCACCACCGTCTGGGCGATCGACCCGGATTCAGGGGCAACCTCCGAACTGAGCTGGGACAACGGCCCCGCGGTGCGGCCGGTCGGCGGTCTGGCGCTCTCCCCGGATGGCGACGTGCTCTACGGCTTCATGCGCTGAACAAGCGCGCTGCGCGGAGCGCCCTGAAGCGGGCGGGCGGCCAACGGCGGCCGGCGCCGGCTCAGGCCGCCCCGAAGCGAAAGCTGGAGACGGTCACGCCCCCGAAAAACGCCTCCTCGTGGTACACCACGTGGGCGTCTTCCGTCTCGGCCGCGCCCAGGGCGACCATGAGCGGCAGCAGATGGTCTTCCTGCGGATGACAGAGGCGGGCATCCGGCGCCTGGGCCCAGTGCAACACGCGCGAGCTGCGCACGGCAGGCGGCTGGGCCAGCGTGTCCTGCAACCAGGCATCGAAACGCGCGGAGGGCTGCCGCGCCGCAGGCCCCATCAAGCGCAGGTTGTGGTAGCTCAGGCCACTGCCCACGATCACCACGCCCTCCGCGCGCAGGGGCGCCAAGGCCCGCCCCGCCGCCAGATGCAGCCCCGGGTCGTAGCTGTCGAGCAGCGACATCTGCACCACCGGCACGTCAGCCTGCGGATACATCGCCACCAGGGGCGTGAAAGTGCCATGGTCGAAGCCGCGCTCCGCGTCCTCGCGCACGGGCAGGCCGGCCGCGGCGAGCAAGGCGATCGCCTGCCGGGCCAGCGCGGGCTCGCCGGGCGCCGGATAGACCACCTCGTAGGTGTGCGCGGGAAACCCCACGTAATCGTAGACCATGCCGGGCCGGGCCGCCGTCTGCAGCGTGAAGGCAGGCGCTTCCCAGTGCCCCGTCACGACCAGCACGGCCCGCGGGGTCGGGCCGATTTCGCGGGCGATCGCCTCCAGCGACGCCTCCAGGCGATCGAACATGCCACCCGATGCCGCCTTCATGTACGGCCACGGGCCGCCTCCGTGGGAGATGAAGTACGTGGGCAGACGGTGGGACATGGGCGGCCTCCAATCAACTTGTTCTACATAGAACAATATACCCGAATTTTGGCGACCACCGGCTAAACGGCGAAACCGCTATGATGAGATCTCCCTCCCACGTCCGAGGTCTCCCACGAGGTCGAACCGTCCGATGCTCCCCGACACCGTCGATGCTTATCTGCAGGAGGGCTGCGGGCGCTGCGACCTTCATCGCACACCAGCCTGCAAGGTCCACCGCTGGACGGACTGCCTGGCGGCGTTACGGCAGTTGCTGCTGGAAGCGGGGCTACAGGAGACAGTCAAATGGGGCTCCCCCTGCTACACGCTGGACGGCAAGAACGTTGCGATGTTGGGTGCCCTGAAGGACAGGTGCACCCTGCAGTTCTTCAAGGGGGCAGCCCTCCGTGATCCGGCGGGCTTGCTCACCAGCCCGGGGCCCAACTCTCGACACGCGCGGGGCTTTTACTACCGCTCGCTGGACGAGGTGCGGCGCGGGTTGGCACAGGCCCGGCCTTACATCGACCAGGCGATCGCCCTGGAACGGGCCGGGGTGGTGATCGCCCCGCCCAGCGAAAGTGAGCCCCTGCCGGAGGAACTGGCCGAGCGGCTGGTGGCCGACCCGGAACTGGCGGCCGCCTTCGCGGCGCTCACGCCGGGCCGGCGACGCAGCCACATCCTGCACATTGCCGGCGCCAAACAGGCCGCGACCCGCCACCAGCGGGTCGCCCGCTGCATCCCGCTGATTCAGGCCGGCCGAGGCGTCAACGAACGCTGACGCCTCAGGCGAGCCTCATCGCGGCGGTCAGCCGGCCACCCCGATGGTCGCCGTGGACTTGGCACCTGGCTTGTAAAGTGGATCGATGATCGCCCCGGTGCCGCCGTTGCCCCCCGGCCGGTACAGCGGGTCGATGATCGCCCCAGTGCCGCCGTTGCCCCCCGGTCGGTACAGCGGGTCCACGATCCCCTCGTTGCCCCTGCCCGTGATAACGGCCGGCAGGTTCATCGAGTTGGGGGCCACCAGGTTGCCGCTGACATTGACGCCGCTTATCGTGGAGTGAGGCAGGCTGGACGAGCCGTCGCTGCCCATGGGAATCGTCGGCGAGATGGGACGGATCGTCGGGGGGGCGTTCGCGACCGTGATCACGGAGAGGGGCACCGACCCCAACTGCACGACGAAACGGCCACCTGACTGCAGCACGCGGTAGGGTTTCCCGGCCGAGGTATCGAGCGAGAACCCTGGGGAGTTGTCCACCGTCACCGGAATGATGACGGGGGTGTAACCGCCCAAGGCAATCGTCAAGTTGTATTCGCCCGGCAGGATGCGATCCAGCGTGAAAGCGCCCTTGGCATCCGAGAACTGGCTCTCGGTCACGGGAGGATCGAGCTGCGCCACGGCCCCGTCGAGTGGCTTGCCCGCCTCATCCGTCACGCTGCCACTGACCTTGCCGAAATAGGTCACCGTGCTGACCAGTTTCGTCACGCCGAGTTCTTGGGGCGCGGCTGCCGTGACCGTCGCGCTGCGCCGGGGCGGCAGCTGGTAGAAAGGGCGGTAGACCTGCACCGAGTAGTCACCCGGCGGCAGGTTGAGAATCTCGTAGCGCCCCTGGTCATCGGTCATGGCCGTGAAGTTGTCCAGCCCGGTGTCCGCGCTGGCGATCGCCTTGCGGTCCTTCGGATAGACCGACACCGTCGCGCCCAGAATCGCCCTTCCATCGCTGCTCTGGACCGTGCCCGTGAGCCCGGTCGGCGTGGCCACCTCGCGCTCCAACACGACGGGCGCCTCGAGCAGGGCGGGCCGCCCGGCCCTGACCGCCACCCCCTTCACCATCTGGCGCTTGTAGCCCGGCTTGGCCACCACCACGTTCCAGGTACCTTCGGCCACGTTGGTGAGCGCGAAGCGCCCCTTCTCCCCGGCCTTGCCGACCACGGACGTGCCGCCCGTGAGGAACACGTCGGCCCCCTCGGGGGTGTCCCCCGGCTTGGGCTCCTTCAGTTCGATCAGGCCCTGAATCGAGCCGGTGCGGCGCGTGACCAGACTGGCCGCATCCACGATCGGCGGGTCCTGCGCCAGGGGAACGGAAATGGGAGTGGGGGAGACCACCTTGGTCACGCCGCCCCGGCCGTCCGGGACGATCGCCTCCAGCAGGTAGTCCGAGCCGCCCGGCACCTCCAGGGAATAGCTTCCGTCGGGCTTGACCGGGGCTTCCTTGGTGCCACCATCGCCGCGCGCGATCACGCGTCCCGAGGGCGCCGAGACCTGTTGGAGGGCATAGTTGCGGCTGCCAGCGGCAATCAGTTCAGCCGTATCAATCTTGACCACACCGCGAATCACGCCCATGCCGGCCGCCGGGCGATTGGCTGCTTCAGCCCCCGCCAGCGCGGCGTTCGCGTTCACAGGCGTCTGCCCCTGCAGCGGTTGGCAGGCCGCGAGCGACAAGGCGAGGGTCAGGGCAAGGCCGTATCGGGTTCCCAGCTGCTTCAAGGTCTCTCTCCTATGCACCACGTGAGCGATGGCGTGGTCTGGCACGCCTGCTGGTACTCTACCCCACACGCGTGAGATATCGAGACTCAGAGGCTGACCGTTGCGATGAAGCGCGCGCCAGCCCAAGCGACATGCCACGCAGGCGGTCATAGAAGGGCCTGGGTAAAGGGTCTGAACCCGGAGCAAAGGCGGCCCGCGAAGAACGCGGGCCGCCAGGAACAGCTCAGGTTGGAGGGAGCTCAGCGGGTGGGTTTCAGGGTGTAGTTCTGACCGTGGTCCGAATCCCAGCGCAGGTTGCCGTAGCGGTCCGACGAGTTGAACGCCAACGTGATGGCGGTGGGCTCATCCTCGCGGGAGGCCAGTTGGAGCGGCACATCGGCCGAAAAATAGGTGGCTTTCTCATCGCGGCGGGCCTGCGTCAGCGGCACGTTCTTGAACTCGAGTTCGCCCCGCGTGGTGGCCACCTTCACATAGGCATTGAGGGTACTCTTGCCCGAGAAATACCCGGTGCGATCGGCGTAGATCAGCTTCAGGTGACCGCTCGGACCGCTTTTCGCCCCTACTTCGGGGGCGTTCAGCGTCATCGAAGTGGTCACCATGTTCCCGGTGCCGGTACCGGTCATGTCGAGCCAGAGGTAGCTCCCCTTGATCCGCGCCCGTGCCTGCAGGGCGGCATCGGAACGCAGCGGGGCCGTGGGATTCGCCGTCTGGGTCCCGCAAGCCGTCAGGGTCAGGGCTGCCAGGAAGAGGGCGGAGAGACGATGGAACATCGGAAATACCAGTTGCCTTTCTCACGATGACGAAGGTCATCGGGGGTTAGATTCTCAAAAATGAGGAATGTCCGAGCCGGCAGCCCCGCCAGATGGGGGGAAGCGGCTCGTTCAAGGGGGGCTCAGGAGCACGTGCCCCGTTGCCATCCGAGCCTCAGGGCTTGCCTGAGGCCCTGCGGTCAGCGGCCAGTTGCGGGAACAGGGTCCCGTCATAGAAGGCTTGCAGGCGTCGGCGACTGAGCGCCGGCTGCCGCCTTCGCATTCACTTCGCTCCCCGAGCTGTCGCGCGGAAGCGCCATCGGCGCACCGACGGGGGACTGCCCGCAGGCGGCCAGCATCACGGTAACGGTCAGGAACGCGCCAACGGCAAAGACGCGGGATTGAAACATCAGGCACTCACTTTCGACAGGGGTCATTCCCTTGTCCCGTTCGCTGATTCCGGGCTGGTTCCAGACAGAGGCAAACAGGTAAAGGATAATTTAATCCTGTGGAAAGAATCGGGAAAGTTTCGATGAAAGCAATCATTCCAACCGGCAGGGCGGCCCGATTTCGTCAGCCGCCGGGACGCCGAGAGGCCAAACGGAGGCTGGGGTGAGGTGCCTGAAGTCCGGCGGAGCGGCGGGCTCCCGCCGGAGGGGCTTGGACGCCCTCCGCGCGGAATGAGGGAGCGGGAGGGCCGCAGCACGGGCGAGAAGCTTCAACAGAAGTTAACCTGGGGAGCCACCAGCGGAAGGTTCACGGAAGGTGGGCGACGCACAACAGACTCACAAGCGCGGCGAACCTGGTCCCCCAAGACGCGCGGTGGAGGAGAGAACCATGCGGAACCTGAAGCAAACGGCGATCGCCCTGGCAACCCTGCTGAACACCACGGCCTGCGGCATCACCCCGACGGCGACCCTGATGACCCTGCCGACCAGCGCGGGCGACCACAGCTACACGCTCCAGGCGGCCGCCGCCGGCCAGGGCAAGACCTCGGGCGCCAATCGCTGGATGACCCAGCCCGCCCAGGGCGTGCGCACCCAGTTCCGCACCTT
This genomic stretch from Candidatus Sericytochromatia bacterium harbors:
- a CDS encoding YdeI/OmpD-associated family protein produces the protein MLPDTVDAYLQEGCGRCDLHRTPACKVHRWTDCLAALRQLLLEAGLQETVKWGSPCYTLDGKNVAMLGALKDRCTLQFFKGAALRDPAGLLTSPGPNSRHARGFYYRSLDEVRRGLAQARPYIDQAIALERAGVVIAPPSESEPLPEELAERLVADPELAAAFAALTPGRRRSHILHIAGAKQAATRHQRVARCIPLIQAGRGVNER
- a CDS encoding class III extradiol ring-cleavage dioxygenase; this encodes MSHRLPTYFISHGGGPWPYMKAASGGMFDRLEASLEAIAREIGPTPRAVLVVTGHWEAPAFTLQTAARPGMVYDYVGFPAHTYEVVYPAPGEPALARQAIALLAAAGLPVREDAERGFDHGTFTPLVAMYPQADVPVVQMSLLDSYDPGLHLAAGRALAPLRAEGVVIVGSGLSYHNLRLMGPAARQPSARFDAWLQDTLAQPPAVRSSRVLHWAQAPDARLCHPQEDHLLPLMVALGAAETEDAHVVYHEEAFFGGVTVSSFRFGAA
- a CDS encoding carboxypeptidase-like regulatory domain-containing protein, with the protein product MKQLGTRYGLALTLALSLAACQPLQGQTPVNANAALAGAEAANRPAAGMGVIRGVVKIDTAELIAAGSRNYALQQVSAPSGRVIARGDGGTKEAPVKPDGSYSLEVPGGSDYLLEAIVPDGRGGVTKVVSPTPISVPLAQDPPIVDAASLVTRRTGSIQGLIELKEPKPGDTPEGADVFLTGGTSVVGKAGEKGRFALTNVAEGTWNVVVAKPGYKRQMVKGVAVRAGRPALLEAPVVLEREVATPTGLTGTVQSSDGRAILGATVSVYPKDRKAIASADTGLDNFTAMTDDQGRYEILNLPPGDYSVQVYRPFYQLPPRRSATVTAAAPQELGVTKLVSTVTYFGKVSGSVTDEAGKPLDGAVAQLDPPVTESQFSDAKGAFTLDRILPGEYNLTIALGGYTPVIIPVTVDNSPGFSLDTSAGKPYRVLQSGGRFVVQLGSVPLSVITVANAPPTIRPISPTIPMGSDGSSSLPHSTISGVNVSGNLVAPNSMNLPAVITGRGNEGIVDPLYRPGGNGGTGAIIDPLYRPGGNGGTGAIIDPLYKPGAKSTATIGVAG